In the Phaseolus vulgaris cultivar G19833 chromosome 7, P. vulgaris v2.0, whole genome shotgun sequence genome, one interval contains:
- the LOC137829018 gene encoding uncharacterized protein, giving the protein MEQVGMGSNDIEWVENRACNNAGGSITMWMKNCFQMLRSFNGNNFSIIEGVWKSDDRFNDFVRDKWTNYYMYGRGLFAFKENLKRLKLVLKACNRYTFGNLISIREELKKKIQDLDARDDEGVLDEDILLAVNDFVVSGSWPTGSNASFICLVPKSKNPQLLGDFRSISLVGCLYKIISKLLSLRRKNVLYKVIDSRQSTFLEGRGLMDSVLVTNEVFEEAKRKKKCCAFFKMDYKWLTILSPTKKFYPLKGLRQGDPLTPFLFLIVVEGLTEVSRKTYELDVVEILEIGNKKVNFLKSNIGGVGVESFTIWGFVAILNYEVMKVPFKYLGMPVGGVTGGKRSGMVCCGEKDCDYSKELPLGWGSEGRKIAWVSCEEVCESRKGSGLEIVNIKDFNSALLGKWIWRLGSNEEGLWKEKKIWKLEKWGTNFEDGFKWEVGNGKSIKFWEDRWVGNDILKNKFPRLFSLCVEKDVSLEHCGFWANSVREWSLAWRRSLFDWEKVQVRQLLEVVHNSCPVLEKVDKCIWKDVKFQEFSVKSA; this is encoded by the exons ATGGAACAAGTAGGTATG gGTTCTAACGATATCGAATGGGTTGAAAATAGAGCTTGTAACAATGCTGGTGGGAGTATTACAATGTGGATGAAGAATTGTTTTCAGatgttgaggtcttttaacggGAACAATTTTTCCATTATTGAAGGGGTTTGGAAG AGCGACGACAGGTTCAATGATTTTGTGCGCGACAAATGGACTAACTACTACATGTATGGAAGAGGGTTGTTTGCTTTCAAGGAAAATTTGAAAAGATTAAAGTTGGTTTTGAAAGCCTGTAATAGATATACCTTTGGGAATCTAATTAGCATTAGAGaggaattaaaaaagaaaattcaagatTTGGATGCTCGGGACGATGAAGGCGTTCTAGATGAG GATATTCTTTTGGCAGTGAATGATTTTGTTGTCTCTGGTTCTTGGCCTACGGGGTCAAATGCTTCTTTTATCTGCTTGGTTCCCAAGTCTAAAAATCCACAACTGCTCGGTGATTTTAGATCCATTTCTTTGGTCGGGTGCTTGTACAAGATTATCTCAAAGTTGTTATCCCTTAGGAGGAAAAATGTGTTATATAAAGTCATTGATTCTAGACAATCGACTTTTCTTGAAGGAAGGGGTCTAATGGATAGTGTTCTTGTCACTAATGAGGTGTTTGAGGAGGctaagaggaagaagaagtgtTGTGCTTTCTTCAAGATGGACTACAAGTGGCTTACGATTTT GAGCCCAACTAAGAAATTTTATCCATTGAAGGGTTTGAGACAAGGTGACCCTCTTACCCCTTTTTTATTCCTTATTGTGGTTGAAGGTTTGACAGAAGTTTCTAGGAAAACTTATGAACTTGATGTGGTAGAAATTTTGGAGATCGGGAATAAGAAG GTGAATTTCTTGAAAAGCAACATTGGTGGGGTGGGGGTAGAATCGTTCACTATCTGGGGTTTTGTGGCTATTCTTAACTATGAGGTAATGAAAGTTCCTTTTAAATATTTGGGGATGCCTGTTGGGGGTGTCACGGGAGGGAAGCGTTCTGGGATGGTGTG TTGTGGTGAAAAAGATTGTGATTATTCAAAGGAACTTCCTTTGGGGTGGGGTTCTGAAGGGAGGAAGATCGCTTGGGTTTCTTGTGAAGAGGTTTGCGAGTCGCGGAAAGGTAGTGGGCTTGAGATAGTTAATATTAAAGATTTCAACTCAGCTTTGTTGGGTAAATGGATTTGGCGGTTGGGGTCTAATGAGGAAGGTCTGTGGAAGGAG AAGAAGATTTGGAAGCTGGAGAAATGGGGAACTAATTTTGAAGACGGTTTTAAGTGGGAAGTTGGTAATGGGAAAAGTATCAAATTTTGGGAGGACCGGTGGGTAGGTAATGATATCTTGAAGAATAAGTTTCCAAGGCTCTTTTCACTTTGTGTTGAGAAAGATGTGTCGTTGGAACATTGTGGGTTTTGGGCAAACAGTGTCAGGGAGTGGTCTTTGGCGTGGCGGAGAAGTCTTTTTGATTGGGAGAAGGTTCAAGTTAGACAACTTCTTGAGGTAGTGCACAACTCGTGCCCTGTCTTGGAAAAAGTTGATAAGTGTATTTGGAAAGACGTTAAGTTTCAAGAGTTCTCAGTTAAGTCGgcttaa